In the genome of Streptomyces sp. P3, the window CGGCCGGGCTTCATCGACCGCGACCGGGAACTGATCGTCGGCCTGCAGACGGACGCCCCGCTCCGGCGGGCGATCATGCCCAACGGCGGGCTGCGGATGGTGGAGAACGGTCTGAAGGCGTACGGCTACCAGGCCGACCCCTTCGTCACCCGCGTCTTCAGCAACTACCGCAAGACCCACAACGACGGCGTCTTCGACGCCTACACCCCCGCCATGCGGGCCGCCCGCAAGGCCGGGATCATCACCGGGCTGCCGGACGCCTACGGGCGCGGCCGGATCATCGGCGACTACCGGCGCGTCGCGCTGTACGGCACGGCACGGCTGATCGAGGCCAAGCGCGCGGACCTGGCCCTGCTGGACGCATCGCCCTCCACTCCGGACGTCATCCGTGACCGCGAGGAACTGGCCGAGCAGATCCGGGCGTTGGGCGAGCTGACCGAGATGGCGGCCTCGTACGGCTGCGACGTCTCGCGTCCCGCCACGACCGCGCACGAGGCGGTGCAGTGGCTCTACCTCGGCTTCCTCGCGGCGGTGAAGGAGCAGAACGGCGCGGCGATGTCGCTGGGCCGCACCTCCACCTTCCTGGACGTCTACCTCCAGCGTGACCTGGACGAAGGCCGCATCGACGAGACCCGGGCACAGGAGCTGATCGACGACTTCGTGATCAAGCTGCGGATCGTGCGGTTCCTGCGCACCCCCGAGTACGACGCGCTGTTCTCCGGCGACCCGACCTGGGTGACGGAGTCCATCGGCGGTATCGGCACCGACGGACGCCCGCTGGTCACCCGCACCTCCTTCCGCTTCCTGCAGACCCTCTACAACCTCGGCCCGGCTCCCGAGCCCAACCTGACCGTCCTGTGGTCGCCGCGGCTGCCGGACGGCTTCAAGCGGTTCTGCGCGCAGGTCTCCATCGACACCAGCGCGATCCAGTACGAGTCCGACGACCTGATGCGCCCGCGTACCGGCGACGACACGGCGATCGCCTGTTGCGTGTCCGCGATGGCGGTCGGCAGGCAGATGCAGTTCTTCGGGGCGCGGGTCAACCTGGCCAAGGCGCTGCTGTACGCGGTCAACGGTGGCCGGGACGAGATGACCGGCGAGCAGGTCGCGCCCCCGACGCCCCCGCTGACCGGTGAGTACCTGGACTACGAGGAACTGTCGGCGGCGTACGACCGCGTGCTGGACTGGCTGGCGCAGACCTACGTCGACGCGCTGAACGTCATCCACTACATGCACGACAAGTACGCCTACGAACGCATCGAGATGGCGCTGCACGACTATCCGGTGCACCGGTTCATGGCGTGCGGGATCGCCGGCCTGTCGGTCACCGTGGACAGTCTGTCCGCCGTCAAGCACGCGCGGGTGAAGGTCTTCCGCGACGCCACCGGACTCGCCGTCGACTTCCGGACCGAAGGGGAGTTCCCGGCGTACGGCAACAACGACGACCGGGCGGACGACCTCGCCGTCGGCCTGGTGGAGTCGTTCATGACGAAGGTGCGCAGGCGCCCCACGTACCGCGACGCCGAGCACACCCAGTCGGTGCTGACGATCACCTCCAACGTCGTGTACGGCAAGCACACCGGCAACACGCCCGACGGCCGCCGCGCCGGCGCCCCGTTCGCGCCCGGAGCCAACCCGATGAACGGCCGGGACCGCCACGGGGTGGCCGCCTCGGCCCTCTCGGTGGCCAAGCTCCCGTACGAGCAGGCCCGCGACGGCATCTCGCTGACCACGACGATCACGCCCGAGGGACTGGGCCACGACCCGGCCGAGCGGGCGGGACACCTGGTCGGCATCCTCGACGCGTACACGGCCTCCGGCGGCTTCCACATGAACGTCAACGTCCTGGACCGGGCGACGCTCGAGGACGCCATGGAGCACCCGGAGAAGTACCCGGAGCTGACGGTCCGGGTCTCCGGGTACGCGGTCAACTTCGTCCGCCTGACCCGCGAGCAGCAGCTCGACGTGATCAGCCGCACCTTCCACGGATCACTGTGAGCACCACGGTCGAGCCGGTGACGGGCCGAATCCACTCCTGGGACCTGTCCACGGGAGTGGACGGTCCCGGGACCCGGTTCGTGCTGTTCCTCAGCGGCTGCCCGCTGCGCTGCCTGTACTGCGCCAACCCGGACACCTGGCACCTGCGCGACGGCGAGCGGAGGACCGTCGACGAGGTGATGGCCGAGATCGAGAAGTACCGGCCCTTCATCGCCACCGCCGGCGGGGGAGTGACCCTCACCGGCGGCGAGGCCCTGTTGCAGCCCACGTTCACGGCCGGGGTCTTCCGCCGCTGCAAGGAACTCGGTCTGCACACCGCCCTCGACACCTCCGGCTTCCTCGGCGCCCGCGCCACCGACGAACTCCTCGCGGACACCGACCTGGTCCTGCTGGACATCAAGTCCTTCGACATCCGCACCTACCGGAAGCTGACCGGCCAGGACCTCTCCCCGACGCTCGACTTCGCCACCCGCCTGGACCGGCTCGGCGTCCCGGTGTGGATCCGCTATGTCCTCGTGCCCGGCTGGACCGACGACCCGGCGGCCGTCGACGGGCTCGGTGCGTTCCTCGCCGGGCTGGCCAACGTCGACCGGGTGGACGTCCTGCCGTTCCACAAGCTCGGCGCCCACAAGTACGACGCGCTGGGCATCCCCTTCCCCCTGCGCGACACCGCCACGCCGGACCCGGATCTGACGGAACGGGTACGCGAGCAGTTCCGCGAGCACGGACTGCGAGCGCTCTGAAGGCGTCGCCCTGCCTCGCCCCGCGTCGCACGGTCGATGTGCGGCCGCTCGAGCGCCGGGCCGTCCGTCCCGCCGATCGCACAGGGCGCTGGCGTCCTGGATGCCGTCGCGTACCGGCATCCGCGGGTCGGCGGGCGCGCACGGGTCCTCGTAGGCGTACGTCCGCGGGTGATCGCGTGGCCGAACGAACCTCCCGGGATGCGGACGACCCCGTTCGTCCAGGGGGACGGTCTGCGGCTGCCGACGACGTCCTCGCTCCGGGCGTCGGCGGGCCGGGCTCCCGCGGGCGGACGACGTGCTGAGCTCGGCAGGGCCGACCGGCCCTGGCCCTTCGGCCCGGGATCGCGCAAGATCTGCGGTAGACAGGGACCGGTCGCGTCGCGCCCAGCGGGCCGCGGCCGGTGCAGCATTCGGACAGCGCGGAACGAGGAGCGTTTTTTTCATGGCGGAAGGCGAGCAGTCCGGCCCCGGCGACCCGATCAGGGTCTTCCTTCTGGACGACCACGAGGTGGTACGGCGAGGGGTGCACGACCTGCTGAACGACGAACCGGACATCACCGTCGTCGGCGAGGCCGCCAATGTCGAGCAGGCCTTGGTACGCGTGCCCGCACTGCGCCCGCAGGTGGCGGTGCTGGACGTGCGCCTGCCCGACGGCGACGGTGTGACCGTGTGCCGGGAGCTGCGCTCGCAGATGCCCGAGCTGGTCTGCCTGATGCTGACCTCGTTCGACGACGAGGAGGCCCTGCTGGACTCGATCATGGCAGGGGCGTCCGGCTATGTGCTGAAGCAGATCAAGGGGTCCGACCTGGTGGCGGCCGTGCGCACGGTGGCCGCCGGCCAGTCCCTGCTCGATCCCAGCGCCACCGCCAGGCTGATGGCCCGGCTGCGCCAGGGCCAGGAGCCGGAGCCCGCGCCCGACTCCCTGCCGGATCTGACCGAGCGGGAGCGGGAGATCCTGGCCCTGATCGGCGAGGGACTGACCAACCGCCAGATCGGCCAGCGGCTCTACCTCGCCGAGAAGACGGTGAAGAACCACATCTCCCGGCTGCTGGCCAAGCTCGGTGTGGAGCGTCGCATCCAGGCCGCCGTCATCGCCACCCAGGCCCAGGACCGTCTCAAGCACGAAGGCCGCTGAAGCCGCCGGACGGAGCGTGGGACACCCCGTAGGGGCAGAGCCTGCCGAGCTCGTAGGGTGGCCGTCCGATCAGCCGGTGCGCGAAACCGTCCCCACCGGCGCACCGTCCCCACCGGCGCGAGCCGCAGCCCACGGTGCGGTCGCGCCCTTGCGAGGACGGCGACGCCCGGGGCGGCCACGGCCGCGAAGACCGCCGGTCCGGGCAGCACGTCGGGCAAGCCGAACAGGCTGCCCTGCGGGCTGGACATGACGCTGCCGCGGCTCACGACGGGGGTGACGTCGCACGGTGGTCGGTGAGCCGGGTCGCCCAGGAGCCGCCGGTCGTCCACTCGTCCACGGTGGGCCGGAAGGAGGCGAGCCGGCCGGTGGTCCCGGTGCGGACCCTCACCCGGCCTGTCCGGCGGCTCGCGTCCACTGCCTGCGGGCGGCCCCGTGCTCGCGTCGTCCGGCGCGAGCACGGGGCCGTTGTTCAGGCGGCCCGCCGGGAGCCCGACGCCGACCGCGTCCCGCCCGCTGCCGTCGGAGCCGGTGTGGCCCGTCGGCGGTAGACCAGGTAGGGCCGGGTGAGGTAGCCGACCGGGGCGCTCCACACGTGGACGAGGCGGGTGAAGGGCCAGGCGGCGAAGAGCAGGAACGCGCTCAGGGCGTGGAGCTGGAACAGCAGGGGTGCTCCGGCGATGGCTTCGGGGTGGGGTTGCAGGACGAACAGGCCGCGGAACCAGACGGAGACGGTGGAGCGGTAGTCGTAGCCGGGGCCGAAGACGTTGTGGGCGGCGGTGGCGGTGATGCCGAGCAGGACGGTGGCGGTCAGCAGGGGGAAGAGCAGTTTGTCGCTGCGGTCGGTGCCCAGCCGGATCGATCGTGTCAGCAGGCGGCGTGCGGACAGCATGCCCAGTCCGGCGACCATGGCGATGCCCGCGACGGAGCCGGCCCAGACGGCTGTGGTGTGGTAGGCGTGTTCGGTGATGCCGGCGGCTTCGGTCCATGAGTCGGGGACGGCGAGTCCCACGACGTGTCCGGCGATCACCATGAAGGCGCCCAGGTGGAACAGGGGGCTGCCGTAGCGCAGCCAGCGGTGTTCGAGGAGCTGGGTGGTGCGTGAGGTCCAGCCGAACTGGTCCTGCCGGTAGCGCCAGACGTGTCCGACGGCGAACACCGCGAGACAGATGTAGGGCACGGCGACCCACAGCAGCAGGTCGGCGCCGCTCGCCGACGCTGCGGCCAGGGGGGTGGGGGCGGCGCTCATCGGGGGCCTTCCGTACGGCTGGTCGGAGCGGGCGGCACCTGGGTCGGCGGGGCGGCCGGCGGCGGCACGAAGGTGCCCGGCGGAGCGAACTCCCCCTCCCCGTACGTCCCGTAGGGATCGAGGCCGACCTCTTCGTTCGGCGGGCCCTCGGCGGCGAGCTGGGCCACCGCCGCGCGGTCGGCCTCGGTGGGCGGCGGCAGCAGGGTGAGCAGCGCTGCCAGGACATGCCCGTACGGGGAGTCGGCGTCGGTCAGCGCGTGCTGAATCAGTTCCAGTCCGCGCCGGTGCTGGCGCAGTGGCGCCTCGCCGCCGCCGGGTCCGGCCAGGGCGGCGAACTCCAGGACGACCGGGAGGTGGTCGGGCAGTTCGCCGCCGTCGGTGTCCCAGCCGGCGGCCTTGTACCGCTGGTTGAGGGTGAGCAGGGCCATGCCCCGGCGGCGGGTGTCGCCGTGCAGGTAGTAGGTGAGATAGAGGCTGCTCCGGCGCCGCAGGTCGAACATCTCGACGTAGTGGCGCTCCAGCGCCTCGGGGTCCTGTGCGGCGAACCAGTCGGTGAACCGGGCCAGGTGCTCCGCCGCGGGCGTGGCCGGCATGGCCTCCACCACGGCGGTCAACTCTGCCCGGGATGAGGTCAGTTCGGCGTCGGGGTACTGCAGGAGCAGCGACACGAGCCGCAGTGTCAGCGCCCGGCCCGCCGTCTCCTCGGGGGTGAGCCGGGCCGGGCGGCGTGCGGCTGCCCGGACGCGGGTGCGCACGAGGGCGGGAATCGATGCGGGCAGGGGGCTCACGGACGTCCTCCGGCAGTGGTGTCGCGGCGCAGGGTGGGGATGCCGAGCATGACCTTGCGGGGCTCGGGGTCGCCGGACGTCTCGACCGGGCAGCGGTTCTCCATCGCGGTCAGGGCGGCCGCGTCCTCCTTGTGGGCTGCGGGGACGACGTACCGGTCGGCGTACTTGGCGACGGCGAGGAGCCGGTGCAGGTCCTCCGCCTCGCGGGGGGTGAGGCCCACGGCCTTGAGCGCCGCCTCGTCGCCGGACTCGCCGAGGGTGCGTTCACGCATGTACGAGCGGAGCGCCGTGAGCTTCATCAGCACCCCGGCGACCACGTCCGTGTCCCCGGCGGTGAACAGCTCCGCCAGGTACTCCAGCGGGATGCGCAGCCGGGTGACGGCGGCGAACACATGGTCGGGGTCGTCCTGGTTGCCGCCAGCCGCGTCGACGGCGTCCAGGACGGGGGAGAGCGGCGGCACGTACCAGACCATCGGCATCGTCCGGTACTCCGGGTGCAGCGGCAGTGCCACCTTGTACCGCATCACCAGGTCGTACACGGGGGAGCGGCGGGCCGCGTCCAGCCAGTCCTCCGGGATGCCCGACTCCCTTGCCGCCGCGCGGACTTCGGGGTCGTGCGGGTCGAGGAACACCCCGCGCTGGGCGTCGAGGAGGTCCTTCTCGTCCGGGGTGGCGGCCGCTTCGCCCACGCGGTCGGCGTCGTAGAGGAGCAGGCCGAGGTAGCGCAGCCGGCCGACGCAGGTCTCGGAGCAGACGGTGGGCTGGCCGGCCTCGATGCGGGGGAAGCAGAAGGTGCACTTCTCGGCCTTGCCGGTGGCGTGGTTGACGTACACCTTCTTGTACGGGCAGGCCGTCACGCACATCCGCCAGCCGCGGCAGCGGTCCTGGTCGACGAGGACGATGCCGTCCTCGACCCGCTTGTACATCGCACCGGACGGACAGGCGGAGACGCATGCAGGGTTGAGGCAGTGCTCGCACAGGCGGGGCAGGTGGAAGAGGAAGGTCTGCTCGAACTCGAACTTGACCTTCTGCGCCCATTCCCCGCTGAGGTTGGGGTCGCCGCCGGCGTTCTCGGGGGCGCCGCCGAGGCCGTCCTCCCAGTTGGCGCCCCAGGTGATGGCGGTGGGCTCGCCGGTGAGGACCGAGCGGGGGCGGGCGACCGGCATGTCCTTCTGGGCGGGGGCGTTGACGAGGTTGTCGTAGTCGTAGGTGACCGGCTCGTAGTAGTCCTCGATGGACGGCAGGTCGGGGTTGGAGAACAGCGAGAGCAGCCGCTTGAT includes:
- the pflB gene encoding formate C-acetyltransferase, giving the protein MTATVTAGPRATTEAWRDFAGAQWRENVDVRDFIQANYTPYEGDHTFLAGPTERTLAVWEKVARLFPEERRRGVLDVDPGTPSTITSHRPGFIDRDRELIVGLQTDAPLRRAIMPNGGLRMVENGLKAYGYQADPFVTRVFSNYRKTHNDGVFDAYTPAMRAARKAGIITGLPDAYGRGRIIGDYRRVALYGTARLIEAKRADLALLDASPSTPDVIRDREELAEQIRALGELTEMAASYGCDVSRPATTAHEAVQWLYLGFLAAVKEQNGAAMSLGRTSTFLDVYLQRDLDEGRIDETRAQELIDDFVIKLRIVRFLRTPEYDALFSGDPTWVTESIGGIGTDGRPLVTRTSFRFLQTLYNLGPAPEPNLTVLWSPRLPDGFKRFCAQVSIDTSAIQYESDDLMRPRTGDDTAIACCVSAMAVGRQMQFFGARVNLAKALLYAVNGGRDEMTGEQVAPPTPPLTGEYLDYEELSAAYDRVLDWLAQTYVDALNVIHYMHDKYAYERIEMALHDYPVHRFMACGIAGLSVTVDSLSAVKHARVKVFRDATGLAVDFRTEGEFPAYGNNDDRADDLAVGLVESFMTKVRRRPTYRDAEHTQSVLTITSNVVYGKHTGNTPDGRRAGAPFAPGANPMNGRDRHGVAASALSVAKLPYEQARDGISLTTTITPEGLGHDPAERAGHLVGILDAYTASGGFHMNVNVLDRATLEDAMEHPEKYPELTVRVSGYAVNFVRLTREQQLDVISRTFHGSL
- the pflA gene encoding pyruvate formate-lyase-activating protein, whose protein sequence is MSTTVEPVTGRIHSWDLSTGVDGPGTRFVLFLSGCPLRCLYCANPDTWHLRDGERRTVDEVMAEIEKYRPFIATAGGGVTLTGGEALLQPTFTAGVFRRCKELGLHTALDTSGFLGARATDELLADTDLVLLDIKSFDIRTYRKLTGQDLSPTLDFATRLDRLGVPVWIRYVLVPGWTDDPAAVDGLGAFLAGLANVDRVDVLPFHKLGAHKYDALGIPFPLRDTATPDPDLTERVREQFREHGLRAL
- a CDS encoding response regulator transcription factor, encoding MAEGEQSGPGDPIRVFLLDDHEVVRRGVHDLLNDEPDITVVGEAANVEQALVRVPALRPQVAVLDVRLPDGDGVTVCRELRSQMPELVCLMLTSFDDEEALLDSIMAGASGYVLKQIKGSDLVAAVRTVAAGQSLLDPSATARLMARLRQGQEPEPAPDSLPDLTEREREILALIGEGLTNRQIGQRLYLAEKTVKNHISRLLAKLGVERRIQAAVIATQAQDRLKHEGR
- the narI gene encoding respiratory nitrate reductase subunit gamma, producing MSAAPTPLAAASASGADLLLWVAVPYICLAVFAVGHVWRYRQDQFGWTSRTTQLLEHRWLRYGSPLFHLGAFMVIAGHVVGLAVPDSWTEAAGITEHAYHTTAVWAGSVAGIAMVAGLGMLSARRLLTRSIRLGTDRSDKLLFPLLTATVLLGITATAAHNVFGPGYDYRSTVSVWFRGLFVLQPHPEAIAGAPLLFQLHALSAFLLFAAWPFTRLVHVWSAPVGYLTRPYLVYRRRATPAPTAAGGTRSASGSRRAA
- the narJ gene encoding nitrate reductase molybdenum cofactor assembly chaperone encodes the protein MSPLPASIPALVRTRVRAAARRPARLTPEETAGRALTLRLVSLLLQYPDAELTSSRAELTAVVEAMPATPAAEHLARFTDWFAAQDPEALERHYVEMFDLRRRSSLYLTYYLHGDTRRRGMALLTLNQRYKAAGWDTDGGELPDHLPVVLEFAALAGPGGGEAPLRQHRRGLELIQHALTDADSPYGHVLAALLTLLPPPTEADRAAVAQLAAEGPPNEEVGLDPYGTYGEGEFAPPGTFVPPPAAPPTQVPPAPTSRTEGPR
- the narH gene encoding nitrate reductase subunit beta, which gives rise to MRVMAQIAMVMNLDKCIGCHTCSVTCKQTWTNRTGVEYAWFNNVETKPGVGYPRRYEDQEQWKGGWMLDKRGRLVLRSGGRIKRLLSLFSNPDLPSIEDYYEPVTYDYDNLVNAPAQKDMPVARPRSVLTGEPTAITWGANWEDGLGGAPENAGGDPNLSGEWAQKVKFEFEQTFLFHLPRLCEHCLNPACVSACPSGAMYKRVEDGIVLVDQDRCRGWRMCVTACPYKKVYVNHATGKAEKCTFCFPRIEAGQPTVCSETCVGRLRYLGLLLYDADRVGEAAATPDEKDLLDAQRGVFLDPHDPEVRAAARESGIPEDWLDAARRSPVYDLVMRYKVALPLHPEYRTMPMVWYVPPLSPVLDAVDAAGGNQDDPDHVFAAVTRLRIPLEYLAELFTAGDTDVVAGVLMKLTALRSYMRERTLGESGDEAALKAVGLTPREAEDLHRLLAVAKYADRYVVPAAHKEDAAALTAMENRCPVETSGDPEPRKVMLGIPTLRRDTTAGGRP